A genomic region of Coregonus clupeaformis isolate EN_2021a unplaced genomic scaffold, ASM2061545v1 scaf0010, whole genome shotgun sequence contains the following coding sequences:
- the LOC121551019 gene encoding ATP-dependent RNA helicase DDX39A yields MAENDVDNELLDYEEDEEPQGAPETAAPAGKKEVKGSYVSIHSSGFRDFLLKPELLRAIVDCGFEHPSEVQHECIPQAILGMDILCQAKSGMGKTAVFVLATLQQIEPVDGQVSVLVMCHTRELAFQISKEYERFSKYMPTVKAAVFFGGLSIKKDEDVLKKNCPHIVVGTPGRILALIRNKTLNLKNVKHFVLDECDKMLEQLDMRRDVQDIFRLTPHEKQCMMFSATLSKEIRPVCRKFMQDPMEVFVDDETKLTLHGLQQYYCKLKDSEKNRKLFDLLDVLEFNQVVIFVKSVQRCVALSQLLVEQNFPAIAIHRGMAQEERLSRYQQFKDFQRRILVATNLFGRGMDIERVNIVFNYDMPEDSDTYLHRVARAGRFGTKGLAVTFVSDETDAKTLNDVQDRFEVNVAELPEEIDISTYIEQSR; encoded by the exons ATGGCTGAGAATGACGTTGACAATGAGCTGCTGGACTATGAAGAGGATGAGGAGCCTCAGGGAGCCCCAGAGACCGCTGCCCCAGCAGGCAAGAAGGAGGTGAAGGGCTCCTATGTCTCCATCCACAGCTCTGGCTTCAGAGACTTCCTGCTCAAACCAGAGCTGCTCCGTGCCATCGTAGACTGTGGCTTTGAACATCCATCTGAAG TTCAACATGAATGCATTCCTCAGGCCATCCTGGGCATGGACATCCTGTGCCAGGCCAAGTCTGGTATGGGCAAGACGGCAGTGTTCGTTCTTGCCACACTACAGCAGATCGAGCCCGTGGATGGACAG gTGTCAGTTCTAGTAATGTGCCACACACGAGAGCTGGCCTTCCAGATCAGCAAAGAGTACGAGCGCTTCTCCAAGTACATGCCCACAGTCAAGGCAGCCGTGTTCTTCGGAGGCctgtccatcaagaaggacgagGACGTGCTGAAGAAGAACTGCCCTCACATCGTGGTGGGAACCCCTGGCCGAATCCTGGCCCTCATCCGCAACAAGACCCTCAACCTAAAGAACGTCAAGCACTTCGTCCTGGATGAGTGTGACAAGATGCTGGAGCAGTTGG ACATGAGGCGTGACGTACAGGACATCTTCAGGCTCACACCCCATGAGAAGCAGTGCATGATGTTCAGTGCCACCCTCAGCAAGGAGATTCGACCTGTCTGCCGCAAGTTCATGCAGGAT CCCATGGAGGTGTTTGTAGATGATGAGACCAAGCTGACTCTGCATGGTCTGCAGCAATACTACTGCAAGCTGAAGGACAGCGAGAAGAACCGCAAGCTCTTTGACCTGCTTGATGTGCTGGAGTTCAACCAG GTGGTGATCTTTGTCAAGTCAGTGCAGCGCTGTGTGGCGCTATCTCAGCTACTGGTGGAGCAGAACTTCCCTGCCATTGCCATCCACAGGGGCATGGCTCAGGAGGAGAG GCTGTCCCGCTACCAGCAGTTCAAGGACTTCCAAAGGCGGATCCTGGTGGCCACCAACCTGTTTGGCCGAGGGATGGATATCGAGCGGGTCAATATTGTCTTCAATTACGACATGCCTGAGGACTCAGACACCTACTTACACAGG GTGGCCCGTGCTGGCCGGTTTGGAACCAAGGGTCTGGCCGTGACCTTTGTGTCAGACGAGACAGACGCCAAGACTTTGAATGACGTGCAGGACCGCTTCGAGGTCAATGTGGCCGAGCTGCCAGAAGAGATCGACATCTCCACTTACA ttGAGCAGTCCAGATGA